In Paenibacillus hexagrammi, the following are encoded in one genomic region:
- a CDS encoding spore germination protein translates to MISSQHQAAPLAAQLDTNISRLQDQLGYSCDLVYRYLDIMLAQETARIALVYIEGLVDSEIVHENLISPLLSEQETRPASELYLSLADLIDQSVSIGPMSRVNMDQELITGILNGKTAILLDGSDEALLAGTSGWDKRSIEEPQTQTVVRGPKEGFTEDIRTNLSLLRRKIKSPDLRFESFILGRYTQTEVIVSYVIGLANQNVLTEVKQRLNNIDTDSILESGYIEELIENTAYTPFPTLMNTERPDAAAAGLLEGQIIIIIDGTPFVLLAPVTFFKFLQSSEDYYQRYDIASFVRLIRYASFLISMLLPSLYIAITTFHQEMLPTTLLVSLAAQREGVPFPALVEAFLMEITFEVLREAGIRMPRVVGPAISIVGALVLGQAAVQAGLVSAAMVIVVSFTAISNFVTPAINLAVAARLIRFGLMVLAGTLGLFGILVGCMAILIHMASLRSFGIPYLAPLAPYIKQSMKDIFVRLPRWMLQTRPVLLTKNVRRQRSSTKPDSSKD, encoded by the coding sequence ATGATTTCGTCTCAGCATCAGGCCGCTCCATTAGCCGCTCAACTTGACACGAATATAAGCAGGCTTCAAGATCAGCTCGGCTATAGCTGCGACCTGGTGTACCGATATTTAGATATTATGCTCGCCCAGGAAACAGCTAGGATAGCACTGGTATATATTGAAGGGTTAGTCGACTCCGAAATCGTTCACGAGAATTTGATCAGCCCGCTGTTATCCGAACAAGAAACCCGCCCGGCCAGTGAATTGTACCTATCGCTCGCAGATCTTATTGATCAATCGGTATCCATTGGTCCCATGTCCAGAGTCAATATGGACCAGGAGCTCATTACGGGAATCCTGAATGGCAAAACAGCGATTCTTCTCGATGGATCGGATGAAGCGCTGCTCGCCGGCACTTCCGGCTGGGACAAGCGCTCCATAGAGGAGCCGCAGACGCAAACCGTAGTTCGCGGTCCCAAAGAAGGATTCACGGAAGACATTCGGACGAATTTGTCTCTTCTTCGCAGAAAGATTAAATCTCCCGACCTTCGTTTCGAAAGCTTCATCTTAGGCCGCTACACGCAAACGGAAGTCATTGTTTCTTATGTCATAGGCTTAGCCAATCAGAACGTTCTCACGGAAGTGAAACAACGGTTGAACAACATCGACACCGACAGTATCTTGGAAAGCGGATATATCGAGGAACTCATTGAAAATACAGCGTATACACCTTTTCCGACACTGATGAATACGGAGAGACCGGATGCAGCAGCTGCAGGATTATTAGAAGGTCAAATCATTATCATCATCGACGGGACTCCATTCGTGTTACTGGCACCTGTAACATTCTTTAAATTTCTTCAATCCAGTGAAGATTACTACCAGCGATATGATATTGCTTCATTTGTCAGACTGATCCGATACGCTTCATTCCTTATTTCCATGCTGCTGCCCTCTCTCTACATTGCTATTACAACCTTTCATCAAGAAATGCTTCCGACGACCTTATTGGTAAGCTTGGCCGCCCAGAGGGAAGGCGTTCCCTTTCCGGCTTTGGTCGAAGCCTTCTTGATGGAGATTACCTTCGAAGTTCTTCGAGAGGCTGGCATTCGAATGCCACGAGTTGTGGGGCCAGCCATCTCGATTGTAGGAGCTTTAGTGCTCGGTCAAGCAGCCGTGCAAGCGGGGCTTGTTTCAGCAGCCATGGTCATCGTCGTGTCGTTCACAGCGATATCCAACTTTGTAACACCGGCTATTAACCTGGCTGTCGCCGCACGACTTATTCGCTTTGGACTCATGGTGCTTGCTGGCACATTGGGACTGTTCGGGATTCTCGTCGGGTGTATGGCGATTCTGATTCATATGGCCTCATTACGCTCATTCGGAATCCCTTACCTGGCCCCGCTTGCCCCTTACATCAAGCAGAGCATGAAGGACATTTTTGTGCGACTGCCCCGGTGGATGCTGCAGACCAGACCGGTATTGTTAACAAAAAACGTCAGAAGACAACGCAGTAGCACGAAACCCGATTCTTCAAAAGACTGA
- the leuB gene encoding 3-isopropylmalate dehydrogenase, whose product MAEVKKIAVIAGDGIGPEVVAEAEKVLKRTEELFGYQFETEHALFGGIAIDEKGTPLPEETLQVCQSADAVLLGAVGGPKWDNNPKELRPETGLLGIRKALGLFSNIRPAVIFDCLKEASTLKPEVLEGTDLIVVRELTGGIYFGEKFRREGANGQEAVDTCVYNVNEVERIARQAFEIARTRSKKLASVDKANVLETSRLWRETVVRVSADYPDVELEHVLVDNCAMQLLRRPSSFDVIVTENMFGDILSDEAAMLTGSIGMLSSASLGEGSFGLYEPVHGSAPDIAGQGIANPIATILSVALMFRLTFGYHDAAESIERAVKEVLDAGNRTGDIAVDKSTAIGTVAMGQLIVDAMRK is encoded by the coding sequence ATGGCAGAAGTGAAAAAAATTGCTGTAATCGCCGGCGATGGAATCGGACCGGAAGTCGTTGCAGAAGCGGAAAAAGTATTGAAGCGTACAGAAGAATTGTTTGGTTATCAATTTGAAACCGAGCATGCTTTGTTCGGTGGTATTGCAATTGATGAAAAAGGAACTCCGCTGCCGGAAGAAACACTTCAAGTATGTCAATCCGCAGATGCGGTATTGCTTGGAGCGGTAGGCGGACCTAAATGGGATAACAATCCGAAGGAGCTTCGTCCTGAGACGGGTCTTCTAGGCATTCGTAAAGCACTAGGCTTATTCTCTAACATTCGTCCTGCTGTAATCTTTGACTGCTTGAAAGAAGCTTCCACATTGAAACCGGAAGTTCTGGAAGGTACTGACCTGATTGTTGTTCGTGAATTGACTGGTGGTATTTACTTCGGAGAGAAGTTCCGTCGCGAAGGTGCGAACGGTCAAGAAGCGGTGGATACTTGCGTATATAACGTGAACGAAGTAGAACGTATTGCACGTCAAGCGTTTGAAATTGCTCGCACTCGCAGCAAGAAGCTAGCTTCCGTAGATAAAGCAAACGTTTTGGAAACTTCCCGCCTATGGCGTGAAACGGTAGTCCGTGTATCCGCTGACTATCCGGATGTTGAACTGGAGCACGTGCTTGTCGATAACTGCGCGATGCAATTGCTGCGTCGTCCATCGAGCTTTGACGTCATCGTCACTGAAAATATGTTCGGCGATATTCTGAGCGATGAAGCAGCTATGCTGACAGGCTCTATCGGTATGCTTTCTTCCGCATCCCTGGGTGAAGGCAGCTTCGGCTTGTACGAGCCTGTTCACGGCTCTGCTCCTGATATTGCGGGTCAAGGCATTGCAAACCCAATCGCAACGATTCTTTCAGTTGCTTTGATGTTCCGTTTAACATTCGGCTATCATGACGCGGCGGAATCCATCGAGCGCGCTGTCAAAGAAGTGCTGGATGCAGGTAACCGCACAGGCGATATCGCAGTAGATAAGAGCACAGCGATCGGAACAGTAGCTATGGGTCAACTGATTGTTGACGCTATGCGCAAATAA
- a CDS encoding VanW family protein, whose translation MRELNPRHSLAPRHRSAIRTYMGVKWFRLRRYMNWYLSRTVFASTKHDGHFPHLIFRHQTPLLRELRNVDMWMQHNKVVNVSIAAPKINGMVIRPSETFSYWKLIGTTSRLKGYKKGMVLSHGQVVSGVGGGLCQLSNLIYWMTLHTPLTVTERHRHSYDVFPDTNRNQPFGSGATCFYNYMDLQICNESDRLYQLIVYLTDTHLVGEWRSDLPAVHTYEIYEKNHWITQEYWGGYVRHNTIFRKVWNHERELVRDEYVTENHAIMMYEPLLAPMKQEKHIL comes from the coding sequence ATGAGGGAGCTGAACCCTAGACACAGTTTGGCGCCGAGGCACCGTAGTGCAATTCGTACTTATATGGGAGTAAAGTGGTTCAGGCTGCGGCGATATATGAACTGGTATCTGAGTAGGACTGTTTTCGCCAGTACGAAGCATGATGGGCATTTTCCGCATCTCATTTTCCGCCATCAAACTCCTTTGCTAAGAGAACTTCGCAATGTGGATATGTGGATGCAGCATAATAAAGTTGTGAATGTATCAATTGCAGCCCCAAAGATAAACGGTATGGTTATCCGTCCATCGGAGACATTCTCTTACTGGAAATTGATAGGTACGACTTCCCGCCTCAAGGGTTACAAGAAGGGAATGGTTCTATCACATGGTCAAGTAGTTTCAGGTGTTGGAGGAGGCTTGTGTCAGTTGTCTAACCTTATTTATTGGATGACGCTTCACACGCCATTGACCGTAACGGAACGACATCGGCACAGTTATGATGTTTTTCCCGATACGAATCGCAATCAGCCTTTCGGAAGCGGTGCGACATGCTTTTACAATTATATGGATTTACAAATATGCAATGAATCCGACCGGTTGTATCAGCTAATCGTGTATCTAACTGACACCCACTTGGTAGGAGAATGGAGATCAGACTTGCCTGCTGTGCATACCTATGAAATTTATGAGAAGAATCACTGGATTACTCAGGAATACTGGGGAGGCTATGTGAGGCATAATACCATATTCAGAAAAGTATGGAACCATGAGCGTGAGCTTGTACGAGATGAGTATGTCACTGAAAATCATGCCATCATGATGTATGAACCGTTACTTGCTCCAATGAAGCAAGAGAAACACATCTTATAG
- a CDS encoding aminotransferase-like domain-containing protein, translating into MNYRFSKSLDGFSSSAVREILKLTQGKSIISFAGGLPAEEFFPIEAVGEAFQRVIQQGKGALQYGLTEGYKPLRESLCRRMANKNMHVTPDEMLLTTGSQQVIDLLTRVYIDEGDVILVERPTYLAALQVFQAKGAKIYSVDSDNDGMIMEDLAAKIAKYNPKLVYVIPTFSNPAGRVWSLERRKGLLEICKKAEVLILEDDPYGEIQFDGNASYPTVFSLAGKAEGSNVLYTSTFSKTVAPAFRTGWVIGDSDVIRQMARFKQSADLHSSSIDQQTLYHLLEHFDLDAHIALIREHYEERMKLMVGLLEGLKWPGLKWEQPKGGMFIWVELPENIRAEDLMKQAVQEGVAFVPGSTFFAENPQYNTMRLNYTHTDRENTVLGMQKLAKAMEVYLQNA; encoded by the coding sequence ATGAATTACCGATTCTCCAAATCGCTGGATGGATTCTCCTCTTCGGCGGTTCGTGAAATTTTGAAATTGACCCAGGGCAAGTCGATCATTTCTTTTGCTGGTGGCTTACCGGCTGAGGAATTTTTTCCGATAGAAGCTGTGGGCGAAGCGTTTCAACGTGTGATCCAGCAGGGCAAGGGAGCCCTTCAGTACGGATTAACGGAAGGCTACAAGCCGCTGCGCGAATCCTTGTGCCGCCGTATGGCCAACAAGAATATGCACGTAACTCCTGACGAAATGCTGCTAACGACAGGCTCGCAGCAGGTTATTGATCTGCTTACTCGTGTTTACATCGATGAAGGGGACGTTATCCTTGTCGAAAGACCGACGTATCTGGCCGCGCTTCAAGTGTTCCAAGCGAAAGGTGCCAAGATTTATTCCGTTGATAGTGATAATGACGGGATGATCATGGAAGATCTCGCTGCCAAAATAGCCAAGTATAACCCTAAGCTGGTGTATGTAATTCCAACGTTCTCTAATCCAGCTGGACGTGTATGGAGCTTGGAACGACGCAAAGGGCTGTTGGAGATTTGTAAGAAAGCAGAGGTTCTCATCCTCGAAGACGATCCCTATGGAGAAATCCAATTTGACGGCAATGCCTCGTATCCTACTGTTTTCTCCTTGGCCGGCAAAGCTGAGGGAAGCAATGTTCTGTACACAAGTACATTTTCGAAAACCGTTGCGCCTGCGTTCCGGACCGGTTGGGTGATCGGGGATTCTGACGTAATTCGCCAGATGGCTCGCTTCAAGCAATCCGCTGACTTGCATTCCAGCTCCATTGACCAGCAGACGTTGTATCACTTGTTAGAGCACTTTGATCTGGATGCGCACATCGCGCTGATCCGTGAACATTATGAAGAGCGGATGAAGCTGATGGTAGGGCTTCTGGAAGGGTTGAAGTGGCCAGGCCTGAAATGGGAGCAGCCTAAAGGCGGTATGTTCATTTGGGTAGAGCTGCCGGAGAACATCCGTGCAGAGGATCTGATGAAGCAGGCGGTGCAAGAAGGAGTTGCATTTGTACCGGGCTCGACCTTCTTTGCCGAGAATCCGCAGTACAACACCATGCGCTTAAATTACACGCATACAGACCGTGAGAATACCGTTCTCGGCATGCAGAAGCTTGCCAAAGCGATGGAAGTTTATTTGCAAAACGCATAA
- a CDS encoding glycine cleavage system protein H, whose protein sequence is MAVPLELKFTRDHYWIRLNGETAVIGFTEQGIANFGMILFVELPVPGTELQQGEYWGTAETAEDELDLWSPLTGKVIQTNLWLEKTTMPIYESPYDKGYLFSIACSRKDEFEGLLTAEEYEAAYPQ, encoded by the coding sequence ATGGCTGTACCGCTTGAATTGAAATTTACAAGGGACCACTACTGGATTCGGCTGAACGGGGAAACAGCGGTCATTGGATTTACGGAACAGGGCATAGCGAATTTTGGGATGATTTTGTTTGTTGAGCTGCCGGTACCAGGTACCGAATTGCAGCAGGGAGAATACTGGGGAACAGCGGAGACAGCGGAGGATGAGCTTGATCTATGGTCTCCACTCACAGGTAAGGTTATTCAAACCAACCTATGGCTTGAGAAAACAACGATGCCCATATACGAATCACCGTATGATAAGGGTTATCTTTTTTCGATAGCATGCAGCAGGAAAGACGAATTCGAAGGATTGCTCACAGCTGAGGAGTATGAAGCAGCGTATCCGCAGTGA
- the ilvN gene encoding acetolactate synthase small subunit: MMRHTISVLVNNQPGVLQRVSGLFGRRGYNIESITVGESEELGLSRMVIVTTGDENTLEQISKQLYKLIDVIKVVDLSANPMVARELALIKVNAEPAARPEILGIVETFRAAVVDIGPNSLIVQVVGDSDKIDAMVELLRPYGIRELSRTGATAMTRGSVR; this comes from the coding sequence ATGATGAGACATACGATATCCGTTCTGGTAAACAATCAGCCTGGCGTTCTGCAGCGTGTATCCGGCTTGTTTGGACGCAGAGGCTATAATATTGAGAGCATTACTGTTGGGGAGTCCGAAGAGCTCGGACTTTCCCGGATGGTTATTGTAACGACAGGAGACGAGAATACACTCGAACAAATCTCCAAGCAATTGTACAAATTAATTGATGTTATTAAGGTTGTCGACTTGAGTGCGAATCCGATGGTTGCCAGAGAATTGGCGCTCATCAAGGTAAATGCCGAGCCGGCTGCGCGTCCTGAAATTCTGGGGATCGTTGAAACGTTCCGCGCAGCGGTAGTGGATATCGGTCCAAACTCTTTGATCGTGCAAGTTGTCGGAGATTCGGATAAAATAGATGCAATGGTTGAATTGCTGCGTCCTTACGGCATTCGCGAGTTGTCCCGTACGGGTGCAACGGCAATGACCCGAGGCTCAGTTCGTTAA
- a CDS encoding peroxiredoxin encodes MAERLVGKQAPDFTMETALGDGTGFSKASLSDYKGKWLVLFFYPLDFTFVCPTEITALSEAAGQFKELDTEVLGVSIDSIHTHKAWINTPKDSNGLGKLAFPLAADITKSVARDYGVLIEEEGIALRGLFIIDPEGELKYEVVNHNDVGRSVEETLRVLQALQSGGLCPMNWKPGDKNLQV; translated from the coding sequence ATGGCAGAGCGTTTGGTTGGTAAACAAGCTCCTGATTTTACAATGGAGACAGCTTTAGGTGATGGTACTGGTTTTAGCAAAGCTTCCTTGTCCGATTATAAAGGAAAATGGTTAGTATTGTTCTTCTATCCATTGGACTTCACATTTGTATGCCCAACAGAAATTACAGCTTTGAGTGAAGCTGCTGGCCAGTTCAAAGAACTGGATACAGAAGTCTTGGGTGTTTCCATCGATAGCATCCACACACACAAAGCATGGATTAACACGCCAAAAGACTCCAATGGTCTTGGCAAATTGGCATTCCCTCTTGCTGCAGACATCACGAAGTCCGTAGCTCGTGATTACGGCGTTCTAATCGAAGAAGAAGGTATCGCGCTTCGCGGTCTGTTCATCATCGATCCAGAAGGCGAACTGAAATACGAAGTTGTGAACCACAACGACGTAGGCCGCAGCGTAGAAGAAACACTTCGCGTGCTTCAAGCGCTTCAATCCGGCGGATTGTGCCCAATGAACTGGAAGCCAGGCGACAAAAACCTGCAGGTTTAA
- the ilvB gene encoding biosynthetic-type acetolactate synthase large subunit: MNVETQQPKRSKEELMEKLRQPDHITGSEILLRSLLLEGVDCVFGYPGGAVLYIYDAMHGFSDFNHLLTRHEQGAIHAADGYARSTGKVGVCIATSGPGATNLVTGIATAYMDSVPLVVITGNVATNFIGTDAFQEADITGITMPITKHSYLVRDVNDLPRIIHEAFHIANSGRKGPVLIDIPKDVSAQKTIFEPVTGVSIRGYNPTVQPNKLQVDKLLKAIEEAERPVIIAGGGVVYADASEELIEFVNKTRIPITTTLLGLSGFPSAHELWLGMPGMHGTYAANTAIQNADLIISIGSRFDDRVTMRLDGFAPNVKKIAHIDVDPAEIGKNVKTDIPVVGDVKAVLEFANTKAKPAKSEAWIAQVQKNAAEFPLRYNDNNDELKPQFVIEMISETTGGEAIVTTDVGQHQMWAAQFYRFKNPRSLVTSGGLGTMGFGFPSAIGAQLGNPDKLVVSINGDGGVQMCAQELAICAINNIPVKVVIINNQVLGMVRQWQEIIYENRYSHIDLAGSPDFVKLAEAYGVKGLRATTKEEARKAWKEAMETPGPVVIDFVVPKGENVFPMVKAGDTISDMLMGDAE, translated from the coding sequence ATGAATGTCGAGACACAACAACCGAAAAGGTCTAAAGAAGAATTGATGGAAAAGCTGAGACAGCCGGATCACATTACAGGATCTGAAATTTTGCTGCGCAGCCTGCTGCTGGAGGGTGTGGATTGCGTCTTTGGTTATCCGGGCGGCGCGGTATTGTACATTTACGATGCGATGCACGGCTTCTCCGACTTTAACCATTTACTGACCCGACATGAGCAAGGAGCGATTCATGCAGCTGACGGTTATGCTCGATCCACCGGCAAGGTAGGCGTATGTATCGCTACTTCCGGACCGGGAGCGACGAACCTGGTCACAGGTATCGCTACCGCTTATATGGACTCTGTGCCGCTGGTTGTCATCACGGGCAACGTTGCCACGAACTTTATCGGCACGGATGCGTTCCAGGAAGCTGATATTACGGGCATCACAATGCCGATTACCAAGCACAGCTATTTGGTTCGGGACGTTAATGATCTTCCGCGGATTATACATGAGGCTTTCCATATTGCCAACTCTGGACGTAAAGGTCCGGTGCTGATCGATATTCCGAAGGATGTCTCCGCTCAAAAGACGATATTCGAGCCTGTAACTGGAGTTAGCATCCGAGGTTACAATCCGACGGTTCAGCCTAACAAGCTGCAGGTGGATAAGCTGCTCAAAGCGATTGAGGAAGCGGAGCGTCCGGTTATCATCGCAGGCGGCGGAGTCGTATACGCTGACGCCTCCGAAGAGTTGATCGAGTTCGTCAATAAGACTCGGATTCCGATCACGACAACGCTACTGGGTCTTAGCGGATTCCCAAGCGCTCATGAGCTGTGGTTGGGGATGCCGGGTATGCACGGAACCTACGCGGCAAACACGGCAATTCAAAATGCGGATTTGATTATTTCGATCGGTTCCAGGTTCGATGACCGTGTAACGATGAGATTGGACGGCTTTGCACCGAACGTGAAGAAGATTGCTCATATCGACGTGGATCCTGCGGAGATCGGCAAAAATGTGAAGACCGATATTCCAGTTGTCGGAGATGTTAAAGCTGTTCTGGAATTCGCGAATACAAAAGCAAAGCCTGCGAAGAGCGAGGCATGGATCGCGCAAGTGCAAAAGAACGCAGCGGAGTTCCCGCTTAGATATAACGATAATAACGATGAGCTTAAGCCTCAATTCGTTATCGAAATGATCAGCGAAACAACGGGCGGCGAAGCGATTGTAACGACTGACGTAGGCCAACATCAAATGTGGGCGGCGCAGTTCTATCGATTTAAAAATCCTCGCTCCTTGGTTACTTCCGGCGGTCTCGGAACGATGGGCTTTGGATTCCCGTCCGCCATTGGAGCACAGCTGGGCAACCCTGATAAGCTGGTCGTATCGATCAACGGGGACGGCGGCGTCCAAATGTGTGCGCAGGAGCTTGCGATCTGCGCCATCAATAACATTCCGGTTAAGGTTGTTATCATCAATAACCAAGTTCTCGGTATGGTGCGCCAATGGCAGGAGATCATCTATGAGAACCGCTACAGCCATATTGACCTTGCCGGCAGTCCTGACTTTGTAAAGCTTGCTGAAGCCTACGGTGTGAAAGGCCTGCGTGCCACGACGAAGGAAGAAGCAAGAAAGGCTTGGAAGGAAGCTATGGAAACACCGGGACCTGTCGTTATCGATTTCGTCGTGCCGAAGGGAGAGAACGTATTCCCGATGGTCAAAGCCGGCGATACCATAAGTGACATGTTAATGGGGGATGCGGAATGA
- the ilvC gene encoding ketol-acid reductoisomerase, whose protein sequence is MAVTTYYEKDADLSVLKGKTIAIIGYGSQGHAQAQNLRDSGLNVIIGLREGRSWNQAKNDGFEVVSVDEAARRADVIQILMPDETQARVYRESIAPNMKQGAALMFSHGFNIHFGQIVAPEGTDVFLVAPKSPGHMVRRTYVEGFGVPGLIAIEKDATGNAKAIGLAYAKGIGCTRAGVIETSFREETETDLFGEQAVLCGGATALVKAGFETLVEAGYAPEMAYFECLHELKLIVDMMYEGGLASMRSSISNTAEYGDYVTGPRVITAETKKAMKEVLSDIQQGKFARDFILENQSNNAFMNATRRNEAEHPIEVVGSQLREMMHWIKK, encoded by the coding sequence ATGGCAGTAACTACTTACTACGAAAAAGACGCAGACTTATCGGTATTGAAAGGTAAAACAATCGCAATCATCGGCTACGGCTCCCAAGGCCACGCACAAGCGCAAAACCTGCGTGACAGCGGACTTAACGTCATTATCGGTCTTCGTGAAGGCCGTTCCTGGAACCAAGCTAAAAACGACGGTTTTGAAGTTGTATCTGTTGACGAGGCAGCTCGCCGCGCTGATGTGATCCAAATCTTGATGCCGGACGAAACGCAAGCTCGCGTTTACCGTGAGTCCATTGCTCCTAACATGAAACAAGGCGCAGCTTTGATGTTCTCCCATGGTTTCAACATCCACTTCGGACAAATCGTTGCTCCTGAAGGAACTGACGTATTCCTGGTAGCTCCTAAATCCCCAGGTCACATGGTTCGCCGTACATATGTTGAAGGCTTCGGTGTTCCTGGTCTGATTGCAATCGAGAAAGATGCTACTGGTAATGCGAAAGCAATCGGTCTTGCATATGCAAAAGGTATCGGCTGTACTCGCGCAGGGGTTATCGAAACTTCCTTCCGTGAAGAAACAGAAACAGACCTGTTCGGTGAGCAAGCCGTGCTTTGCGGCGGTGCAACTGCACTGGTTAAAGCAGGCTTCGAAACATTGGTTGAAGCTGGATACGCTCCAGAGATGGCTTACTTCGAGTGCTTGCACGAGCTGAAGCTGATCGTTGACATGATGTATGAAGGCGGTCTGGCTTCCATGCGCAGCTCCATCTCCAATACAGCAGAATACGGCGACTACGTTACAGGACCTCGCGTAATCACAGCTGAGACGAAGAAAGCAATGAAAGAAGTGCTTTCCGATATCCAACAAGGTAAATTCGCTCGCGACTTCATCTTGGAAAACCAATCCAACAATGCGTTCATGAACGCAACTCGCCGCAATGAGGCTGAACATCCAATCGAAGTGGTTGGATCCCAATTGCGTGAAATGATGCACTGGATCAAGAAGTAA